Proteins found in one Nanoarchaeota archaeon genomic segment:
- a CDS encoding alcohol dehydrogenase catalytic domain-containing protein yields MKVAVYYKNNDVWIEERSKPEISDGEILVKMKASGICGTDVMEWYRIKKAPRVLGHELAGVIVESKSDKYAIGQRVFVSHHVPCNVCKYCRAGNHTACETLHNGNYEPGGFSEFVRVPKINVLFGTYLLPENVSYEEATMMEPIACVLRAQRIMNVAKGQIVIVMGSGVSGLLNILIAKLRGAKVVATDINEYRLKKAKDCGADSVLNAGEEITVKAEHIIMCTGAMPAFEKAFKCADKKGTIMLFAIPKENISIPNAEFWRNELTLISSYGAAPRDLEESLELIKSGKIDAKSLITDRFSLDDVQKGFETATAAKESLKVVIIPNA; encoded by the coding sequence CGGTCAAAGCCGGAAATATCCGACGGAGAAATTCTTGTTAAAATGAAAGCATCCGGAATCTGCGGAACTGATGTGATGGAATGGTACAGAATAAAGAAAGCTCCGCGCGTCCTTGGCCATGAACTGGCAGGCGTTATTGTTGAATCGAAATCGGATAAATACGCTATTGGTCAGCGCGTTTTTGTAAGCCATCATGTTCCTTGCAATGTATGCAAATACTGCAGAGCAGGAAATCATACTGCGTGCGAAACCCTGCATAATGGCAATTATGAGCCCGGAGGGTTCAGCGAATTTGTAAGAGTTCCGAAAATAAATGTTCTTTTTGGCACATATCTTTTGCCGGAAAATGTCTCTTATGAAGAGGCGACAATGATGGAGCCTATTGCATGTGTTTTGCGCGCCCAGAGAATAATGAATGTTGCTAAAGGGCAAATAGTTATAGTTATGGGTTCCGGAGTTTCGGGGCTTTTGAATATACTCATCGCTAAATTAAGAGGCGCAAAAGTTGTTGCGACAGACATCAACGAATACCGGCTTAAAAAAGCAAAAGATTGCGGCGCGGATAGTGTATTAAACGCAGGCGAAGAAATAACTGTCAAAGCAGAGCATATTATAATGTGCACCGGAGCAATGCCTGCATTTGAAAAAGCATTCAAATGCGCGGATAAAAAAGGGACTATTATGCTTTTTGCCATCCCAAAAGAGAATATTTCTATTCCAAATGCCGAGTTTTGGAGAAATGAACTAACCTTGATTTCAAGCTATGGTGCTGCGCCGCGCGATTTGGAAGAATCTTTGGAATTGATTAAATCCGGAAAGATAGATGCCAAAAGCTTGATAACTGACAGGTTTTCATTAGATGATGTTCAAAAGGGATTTGAAACGGCAACAGCGGCAAAAGAATCGCTAAAGGTTGTG